The following coding sequences lie in one Treponema socranskii subsp. buccale genomic window:
- a CDS encoding leucine-rich repeat domain-containing protein, with protein MKTAILRRKAIAFLGAAAVLFAAAAFTTGCNANAGGDSGGDIPPAEYTKVAFGTNGEGLKNYLKTKASAAGINYLEVTGLSAADVNIMLTGEALLGKILNGSETKKVAFKFGSDLTGVTDMSGCFFGCPGLVQVSGIPAGVQTMMGVFYGCKNLVEAPEIPNSVTNMDRCFADCQKLVKAPKIPESVTNLENCFDGCKSLTQAPVIPEGVTSMDECFKGCKSLTQAPKIPASVKGIGGIDSCFEDCTSLTHAPEILANVEQMKATFKNCKSLTQAPVIPASVEAMENTFLGCTSLTQAPVLPTNVTMVGGTFEGCTSLTQAPEIPATVTSMIGCFKGCTKLTQAPVIPANVIYMGSCFEGCTSLTQAPVLPTNVEQISSCFKGCTSLTQAPVIPAKVTTMPSCFEGCTSLTQAPEIPASITEMPSCFEGCTKLTAATLKCNYNPAVLYGDVTAFKDVFKGCTSLKNNSVKVPSAQVAAYKAGAGTMGANENWFAAE; from the coding sequence ATGAAGACAGCTATTTTGAGACGGAAAGCGATTGCTTTCCTTGGAGCGGCTGCGGTTTTGTTTGCTGCTGCGGCCTTTACGACGGGCTGCAATGCGAATGCAGGCGGAGACAGCGGCGGCGATATACCGCCTGCGGAGTACACGAAGGTTGCTTTCGGCACAAACGGCGAGGGCTTAAAAAACTACCTTAAAACGAAGGCATCGGCTGCCGGCATAAACTACTTGGAAGTAACCGGTCTGTCTGCAGCAGATGTAAATATAATGCTAACGGGTGAAGCTCTGCTCGGCAAAATACTGAACGGCAGCGAAACAAAAAAAGTTGCGTTCAAATTCGGCAGCGACCTCACCGGTGTTACGGATATGAGCGGCTGCTTTTTCGGGTGCCCAGGTCTTGTGCAGGTGTCCGGAATACCGGCCGGTGTTCAGACTATGATGGGTGTCTTTTACGGCTGCAAAAATCTTGTAGAAGCTCCGGAGATACCAAACAGCGTTACGAATATGGATCGCTGCTTTGCTGACTGCCAAAAGCTTGTAAAAGCTCCTAAAATACCAGAGAGCGTTACTAATCTCGAGAACTGCTTTGACGGCTGCAAAAGCCTTACGCAGGCACCCGTGATACCGGAGGGCGTTACGAGTATGGACGAGTGCTTTAAAGGCTGTAAAAGCCTTACGCAGGCGCCTAAGATACCGGCAAGCGTTAAGGGCATCGGGGGCATAGACAGTTGCTTTGAAGACTGCACGAGTCTTACGCACGCTCCTGAGATACTGGCAAACGTTGAGCAGATGAAGGCCACCTTTAAAAACTGTAAAAGCTTAACTCAAGCGCCTGTGATACCGGCAAGCGTTGAGGCTATGGAGAATACTTTCCTCGGCTGCACAAGCCTTACGCAAGCGCCGGTGCTGCCGACAAACGTTACTATGGTAGGCGGCACTTTTGAAGGCTGCACAAGCCTGACTCAAGCTCCTGAGATACCGGCAACCGTTACGAGTATGATCGGCTGCTTTAAAGGCTGCACAAAGCTTACGCAAGCTCCGGTAATACCCGCAAACGTTATATATATGGGTAGTTGCTTTGAAGGCTGTACAAGCCTGACTCAGGCGCCGGTACTGCCGACAAATGTTGAGCAAATAAGCAGCTGTTTTAAAGGCTGCACAAGCCTGACACAGGCTCCTGTAATACCGGCAAAGGTTACGACGATGCCCAGCTGCTTTGAAGGCTGCACAAGCCTGACACAGGCTCCTGAGATACCGGCAAGCATTACGGAGATGCCCAGCTGCTTTGAAGGCTGCACAAAGCTTACAGCTGCAACGCTCAAGTGCAATTATAATCCTGCAGTGCTGTATGGGGATGTAACAGCTTTTAAAGACGTGTTCAAAGGCTGTACAAGCTTAAAAAACAACAGCGTAAAAGTTCCTTCAGCACAGGTGGCTGCGTATAAAGCCGGTGCAGGAACGATGGGTGCGAACGAGAACTGGTTTGCAGCGGAATAA
- a CDS encoding calycin-like domain-containing protein has translation MKKTVNAFFVAATIAASLLFVSCDAIADAFRDETLENIDISELYGYTYYGNITSSGGSTLTPSLTIYNKERIDWNMSVNGMTDNQFYYYAEKNSKNNYTLYWFGGADYGAAMTKDASKAAMTVQIGINSTDGIIILLTGDGLTGIGAMSNTRVPMAKQKKIPRNTDAPNVAFDPSIQDVTIKIPDGASDADWEGAASYTGTFDYLVGNDGNMARGHGSCGDGSEPNIVLVPDGGGTHTVKIKTHRFAYTAMMTILPFVIDGIKVKKDGDVYYLDRAAVSIPHVKKADGTEVTLNDVTVRGKLENGKLTLRISFKPGLMPFAIVEVFKSN, from the coding sequence ATGAAAAAAACGGTAAATGCTTTTTTTGTCGCTGCAACGATTGCAGCTTCTTTACTCTTCGTTTCCTGCGACGCGATTGCGGACGCTTTTAGAGACGAAACGCTTGAGAATATCGATATTTCCGAACTGTACGGCTATACGTATTACGGAAACATTACGTCTTCGGGCGGCAGTACGTTGACGCCTTCTCTCACGATTTATAACAAAGAACGAATCGATTGGAATATGAGCGTCAACGGCATGACCGATAACCAGTTTTATTATTATGCCGAAAAAAACTCAAAAAACAATTATACGCTGTATTGGTTCGGCGGCGCGGATTACGGCGCAGCGATGACCAAAGACGCTTCGAAAGCTGCAATGACCGTCCAAATCGGCATAAACAGTACGGACGGGATCATTATTTTGCTTACCGGTGACGGTCTTACCGGAATCGGAGCGATGTCGAATACGCGTGTGCCCATGGCAAAGCAAAAAAAGATTCCGCGCAATACCGATGCGCCTAATGTTGCGTTCGATCCGAGCATTCAGGATGTTACGATCAAAATTCCCGACGGTGCGTCGGATGCCGACTGGGAAGGTGCTGCTTCGTATACCGGAACATTCGACTATCTGGTCGGTAACGACGGAAATATGGCTCGGGGACACGGGTCGTGCGGCGACGGAAGCGAACCGAATATTGTCCTTGTTCCGGACGGCGGCGGAACGCATACGGTAAAAATTAAAACACATCGGTTTGCTTACACGGCAATGATGACGATACTCCCTTTTGTCATTGACGGCATTAAAGTGAAAAAAGACGGCGATGTGTATTATCTTGATCGCGCTGCCGTATCCATCCCTCATGTTAAAAAAGCGGACGGCACGGAAGTCACATTGAACGATGTAACCGTTCGCGGAAAACTTGAAAACGGCAAACTGACGCTGCGCATTTCGTTCAAACCGGGTCTTATGCCGTTTGCTATTGTGGAAGTGTTTAAAAGCAACTAA
- a CDS encoding TonB-dependent receptor plug domain-containing protein produces MKRCIFFCIIVFSVQLLFSQEAEDDVIVVDADKIEQKIDESVEQKKTITGEDIRKSGSKTVGEALKTLPDVAVSGATAGNANESVTMQGLGNGYVKIMIDGVSVSTDISGSTPIFQIPVENIERIEVIKGADSVLYGSDAMGGVINIVTKREQTDSEKETAGDSKKNDIKLSGSVTHEIGVMPLVLGWKNYIAGNFSVSGKHISNTLIGSFDLNPGREKMTEDALAGKIKYFKGTRKILGFVRDTLTWKDSWGAVGAYGVYGGSHQISNYTKTGFDKGTDMIYNTHRGEFGFTGKYICSEKFYVDGFLSGKLYFMDTVYNVKAGAHSSSTGTHSNSFDVENDVRLHWKPNKINDITFGANVDLESMSGTSFEKRKYALESALFAQDSISLFDAKLTLVPGGRLDFSPPLQKGSVLFMATPKLGVKYNPTEKTALRLSYGMGYKIPTLKEKYWIFKHSYAPGAGNFILYGNPNLVPEKSHSFNIGVEQNVKNLFKFSVGGYFNYILDLIDSVVTDGVSSPQIREYRNVDKAMTYGGDILISSDMDRLNVKVGYAYTGAKFFDKDNGRWEDLALRVAHRVTAHVAYRIPVIETTAALNVQWNSPQLLTAKSGYYTPDYFMVGFDVSKKFLDEKLEVYAGLDNMLNNVHFIKGSNNETQEYYYGLAEGIGVRVGGKYKFN; encoded by the coding sequence TTGAAACGGTGTATTTTTTTCTGTATCATAGTTTTTTCGGTACAGCTTTTATTTTCACAGGAAGCGGAAGACGATGTCATCGTCGTCGATGCGGACAAGATCGAACAGAAAATCGATGAGTCGGTCGAACAAAAAAAGACAATCACCGGAGAAGACATACGAAAGTCCGGATCGAAAACCGTCGGCGAAGCTTTAAAAACGCTTCCCGATGTTGCAGTCAGCGGCGCTACGGCGGGCAACGCGAACGAATCCGTCACGATGCAGGGGCTCGGAAACGGTTATGTGAAGATTATGATAGACGGCGTGAGCGTTTCGACCGATATATCCGGTTCCACGCCGATCTTTCAGATTCCCGTTGAAAACATCGAGCGCATCGAAGTCATCAAGGGCGCGGATTCCGTTTTGTACGGCAGCGACGCGATGGGCGGCGTCATCAACATCGTAACGAAGCGCGAGCAGACGGATTCCGAAAAAGAAACTGCGGGCGATTCGAAAAAAAACGATATCAAATTGTCGGGCAGCGTTACCCACGAGATCGGTGTTATGCCGCTCGTACTCGGTTGGAAAAATTATATCGCCGGAAATTTTTCCGTTTCGGGAAAGCATATTTCGAATACGCTGATCGGAAGTTTCGATTTGAATCCCGGCAGAGAAAAGATGACCGAAGACGCTCTTGCCGGAAAAATCAAATATTTTAAAGGGACTCGAAAAATACTCGGCTTTGTACGGGACACGCTTACATGGAAAGATTCGTGGGGGGCGGTCGGCGCATACGGAGTGTACGGCGGTTCGCATCAAATAAGCAATTATACGAAAACGGGATTCGACAAAGGCACCGATATGATTTACAACACACATCGCGGCGAATTCGGTTTTACGGGAAAATATATCTGCAGCGAAAAGTTCTACGTCGACGGTTTTCTTTCCGGAAAATTGTATTTTATGGATACCGTTTACAATGTAAAGGCCGGCGCACACTCTTCGTCGACGGGGACGCATTCGAATTCGTTTGATGTGGAAAACGATGTACGCCTTCACTGGAAGCCGAACAAAATTAACGATATCACGTTCGGGGCGAACGTCGATCTCGAATCGATGAGCGGTACGTCGTTCGAAAAACGGAAATACGCTTTGGAATCAGCGCTCTTCGCGCAGGACAGTATTTCTCTTTTCGATGCGAAACTTACGCTTGTGCCCGGAGGACGATTGGATTTTTCTCCGCCGCTTCAAAAGGGCAGCGTTTTATTTATGGCGACGCCGAAACTCGGAGTCAAATACAATCCGACCGAAAAGACGGCACTCAGGCTCAGCTACGGCATGGGCTATAAAATTCCTACGCTGAAAGAAAAATATTGGATTTTCAAACACAGCTACGCGCCCGGCGCCGGAAACTTTATCCTCTACGGAAATCCGAATCTCGTTCCGGAAAAATCGCACAGTTTCAATATCGGCGTCGAGCAAAACGTAAAAAATCTTTTTAAATTTTCCGTCGGCGGCTATTTTAACTACATACTCGACCTCATCGACAGCGTCGTTACGGACGGCGTTTCTTCGCCGCAGATACGCGAATATCGAAACGTGGACAAGGCGATGACCTACGGAGGCGATATTTTAATAAGCTCGGATATGGACAGGCTCAACGTAAAAGTCGGCTACGCATACACTGGAGCGAAATTTTTTGATAAAGACAACGGGCGATGGGAAGACCTCGCGCTGCGCGTCGCACACAGGGTAACCGCGCACGTCGCCTACCGCATTCCCGTCATCGAAACGACGGCCGCTTTGAACGTGCAGTGGAATTCGCCTCAGCTTTTGACGGCAAAAAGCGGTTATTATACGCCCGATTATTTTATGGTCGGCTTTGACGTTTCGAAAAAGTTTTTGGATGAAAAGCTTGAAGTGTACGCAGGGTTGGACAATATGCTGAACAACGTCCATTTTATAAAAGGAAGCAACAACGAAACGCAGGAATACTATTACGGGCTCGCCGAGGGGATCGGTGTGCGCGTCGGCGGTAAATATAAATTTAATTGA
- a CDS encoding energy transducer TonB: MSRWISSALCTLVIVAVLFCLPFWGIRSASSSQASIVSDTTVSNVRIVQRPAKKAPKAVRNKSAPAVPATPVETIPSPKPEAPAEKPEQTEAPEEPSDETAEAVDESSSADAGESAASDAANAGGTVDSFSHTQGAKAAATYKSYVLGRIASKKTYPYAARSNGLEGKVRARIVINPDGTLAEAVILEPSEYEVLNNACLAAIKKSAPFRKMTSGASAMTLSFVMDFSLH, encoded by the coding sequence ATGAGCCGCTGGATTAGCTCCGCCCTGTGTACGCTCGTGATCGTCGCAGTGCTGTTTTGTCTGCCCTTTTGGGGTATACGGAGCGCTTCGTCGTCTCAAGCGTCGATCGTGTCGGATACGACGGTGTCGAATGTGCGTATCGTGCAGCGGCCGGCAAAAAAAGCGCCGAAAGCCGTGCGAAATAAAAGCGCTCCCGCAGTTCCGGCAACGCCGGTCGAAACGATCCCTTCTCCGAAACCGGAAGCGCCTGCCGAAAAACCCGAGCAAACCGAAGCGCCGGAAGAACCGTCCGACGAAACGGCCGAAGCGGTTGATGAAAGCTCGTCGGCGGATGCGGGCGAAAGTGCGGCAAGCGATGCGGCGAATGCGGGCGGCACAGTCGATTCGTTTTCTCATACGCAGGGAGCGAAGGCGGCAGCAACGTATAAATCCTATGTGCTCGGGCGCATCGCGTCGAAAAAAACATACCCCTACGCCGCCCGTTCAAACGGCTTGGAAGGGAAAGTGCGCGCGCGGATCGTCATCAATCCCGACGGAACGCTTGCCGAAGCCGTCATCCTCGAGCCGTCGGAGTACGAAGTTTTGAACAATGCCTGTCTTGCCGCGATTAAAAAATCGGCTCCGTTCAGAAAAATGACGAGCGGGGCGAGCGCAATGACGCTCTCATTCGTTATGGATTTTTCGCTGCATTGA